aaagaaatttaataacttcatttaatagatttattccAGACTAAAACTTGTCtgcaaaaatttcattcagctgaaattttgcttaaaaaaataattattcagattTCAAGCATCAAGAAGTAAAAAGAACACTAATCTCTttaccattttaataattttctcattCTATTatcatttcaacttttttcaaaatgtaatttttttttaatccaaaaagTAACGAAACGACTTCTGTTATaggaaaagtattaaattttgctgttttcaaaatatgtagtAAATATTCAACTCAAAGaaagagtataattttattacctgagaaaaaaaaaatcaagaactaCATCTAGttccataaaatatattattcttattttgtgtacaatcaataaattatacaaagtgACCTAATCTTTATTTAGGAAAACAATTTATAGTCACTAGAATATCAACATCAATAACTCTTTGCGTGTAGGACAttatcatgaagaaaaaaaattctggaaaaattacagtattgtATGGTATTGcttctgataataaaaaaacgtaattctggcaaaaaaacaaatatttactctatttaaatcattcatttggtaatttttcaagtCATATGGTAAAGGTTTACCGGAATTTctggtttttgaaattatagtacttattaccacacattaagtaaaaaatacaaaactgaaaagtaaatttaaccgaataaatggtttttatgccatgctctaaggtatcatgataaattaccaaattttatcacatttactaaattttatcacatattataaaatcatattttattgctaattttaccaaaatcattaccaaagcgctttggtagaaattaccgagctttttggtgtttaaaTAAAGCCAGAAGTAAGGTAAATTTTACTCTaacgacaaaaaataaataaatagaaataaaaaagcataccTGGAAATTCATATATTgggtttaattatttattgggCTGTCTAGAAATTTAATGGTTCttacaccaaaattttttcgaatctATTAACCACAATTGTTATAGAAGAGAAAAATCAAACACATctcaaattctaaataaataatagtcaaTTGTGAGAAATTGCATTGTATATTGGTCAGGAATCTCCTAGATATTATGACagaacttttattatttgtcaattgtcagaaaataaattttatattggtcCGAAATCTCCTAGATATTATGACAGAACTTTTATTATTAGTCAAttgtcagaaattaaatttcgtaTTGGTCAGAAATCTCCTAGATATTATGACAGAACTTTTTAGCAATGTTAGTGtaatagaaagaaaaggaaCATACCTGGAAATCTATGTAGAAATCTTTGCCGATGAAAATACCATGGATAACCGTGCAATGCCTCACCAGGTAAAATCATACCGGCTAAAGAATGGTCCATACCTGCGGCAGAAACATGAGGCAAAGTATGTTGATACAAAGCTGCGTTGAAAAGACCGGCTCTCTCTCGACTACCGACTACAGTTCTAAGAGTCGGTGAAGTCCCGGTAAGCCCGCCGGGAAACGTAGGAATAGGAACAAGTACGGAAGGCTTCGGTGGCACAGGAACATTTAAAGGAGAATGTGACTTCGGGATTTCTTCtgtgtgaaatttatttatactaaagTCTTTGACAGAAACCGGAGAAGCATTGTCTCTGCATATTGAAGTGTCTCCATTATCACTAGCTTTGCCCATCAATGCATCGATGGAAAATGTTAGTTTTGGTTTATTTAGATC
This region of Parasteatoda tepidariorum isolate YZ-2023 chromosome X1, CAS_Ptep_4.0, whole genome shotgun sequence genomic DNA includes:
- the LOC107448559 gene encoding homeobox protein EMX1; its protein translation is MTAISNVSIMDLNKPKLTFSIDALMGKASDNGDTSICRDNASPVSVKDFSINKFHTEEIPKSHSPLNVPVPPKPSVLVPIPTFPGGLTGTSPTLRTVVGSRERAGLFNAALYQHTLPHVSAAGMDHSLAGMILPGEALHGYPWYFHRQRFLHRFPGPDISGYLLPPFRKAKRIRTAFSASQLMKLESAFDKNHYVTGNERKQLAEGLGLTETQVKVWFQNRRTKQKRQVLEDKERSEKTQRLSVNKGSEHETNEINHISLSCRTENLNFYEDEESNSSFTSDEKCEEKVP